From a region of the Oryza sativa Japonica Group chromosome 6, ASM3414082v1 genome:
- the LOC107281305 gene encoding uncharacterized protein isoform X2 has product MAAPPPPPPRPRHPVADNDDLVGEILLRIPPDDPTRLVRASAVCKRWRRVLADPSFAARHRAFHPRAAAAAAAPVLGVLHNPADRELDRFVPAAASSFRAAAGDRRKHHILDCRHGRVVLYDYDSHYPTDGHVVWDPITGEQHRIPNVMDALTHPAVISGAAAGGGGGSASFIVAFVGVQNWERHFWDAHACFYSSETGEWSVHINIHLDLDGYHLEDRPAALVGGDTLYFVGKSGILLRYRYGLPLRCGRDILGHGITSADVLSVVDPPPGAKRRLRLGYTVVMAAPESDGGGLRLGVLHRHKLALWDREEDGSAAAAAARWVWRVAIDLEQVLPWPVGNTKGKERACLAAVAEDPNVIFVGTEEDGVFAVELDSLRIKKVCELGKSQGRFFPFVSYCAESFLSQSDSDTIAKASSDCGQFGDLIECIVIMILVFHFLYTFRHSWDIVQFNSNPTTFAQDKLRRRTAGSIQQILLTGPQWLLSRVPRQ; this is encoded by the exons atggcggcgccaccgccaccgcctccgcgtccGCGTCACCCCGTGGCAGACAACGACGACCTGGTCGGCGAGATCCTCCTCCGCATCCCGCCGGACGACCCCACgcgcctcgtccgcgcctccgccgtCTGCAAGCGCTggcgccgcgtcctcgccgacccgagcttcgccgcgcgccaccgcgcgTTCCacccgagggcggcggcggcggcggcggcccccgTGCTCGGCGTCCTCCACAACCCGGCCGACCGCGAGCTGGACCGCTtcgtcccggccgccgcctcctccttccgcgccgccgccggcgaccgccgcAAGCACCACATCCTCGACTGCCGCCacggccgcgtcgtcctctacgacTACGACTCCCACTACCCCACCGACGGCCACGTCGTCTGGGACCCGATCACCGGCGAGCAGCACAGGATCCCCAACGTGATGGATGCCTTGACCCACCCGGCCGtcatctccggcgccgccgcgggtggGGGTGGTGGCTCGGCCTCCTTCATCGTCGCCTTCGTCGGCGTGCAGAATTGGGAGAGGCACTTCTGGGACGCGCACGCCTGCTTCTACTCGTCGGAGACCGGCGAGTGGAGCGTCCACATCAACATCCACCTCGACCTCGATGGGTACCACCTCGAGgaccgccccgccgccctcgtcggcggcgacacgcTCTACTTCGTCGGCAAGTCGGGGATCCTCCTCCGGTACAGGTATGGCCTCCCGCTGCGCTGCGGCAGGGACATCCTGGGCCACGGCATCACCTCGGCCGACGTGCTCTCGGTGGTCGACCCGCCGCCGGGCGCcaagcgccgcctccgcctcggctACACCGTCGTCATGGCGGCGCCggagagcgacggcggcgggctgcgGCTGGGAGTCCTGCACCGCCACAAGCTCGCCCTGTGGGACAGGGAGGAGgacggctccgccgccgccgccgccgcccggtggGTGTGGCGCGTGGCCATCGATCTCGAGCAGGTGCTGCCATGGCCGGTCGGGAATACCAAGGGCAAGGAGCGGGCGTGCTTGGCCGCAGTTGCCGAGGACCCCAACGTCATCTTCGTCGGCACGGAAGAAGACGGCGTcttcgccgtcgagctcgaTTCGCTGCGCATCAAGAAAGTGTGCGAATTGGGCAAATCACAAGGCCGTTTCTTCCCCTTCGTCAGCTACTGCGCCGAGTCATTTCTG TCTCAGTCTGATTCAGACACAATTGCCAAAGCATCAAGTGATTGTGGACAATTCGGGGATCTGATTGAATGCATCGTAATCATGATTTTAGTCTTCCATTTTTTATATACATTTCGACATAGTTGGGATATTGTTCAG TTCAATTCCAATCCCACCACATTTGCTCAAGATAAATTAAGACGCAGAACAGCGGGGAGTATTCAGCAAATTCTGCTGACTGGACCACAATGGTTGCTATCCCGAGTTCCACGACAATAG
- the LOC4341471 gene encoding uncharacterized protein encodes MSSSSSSAGGSHAGLALAATAMALSGTLVLFSLCRANKPPHHDDAPARLRPCLSSSEKRKREKARRGSKKRVRFAADVVDNDSNASSRPAAAEPSCRNAAATAATAMPANREALYRGMLRGRSMLRVACSY; translated from the exons atgtcgtcctcgtcctcgtcggccGGCGGCTCCCACGccggcctcgccctcgccgccaccgccatggcgCTCTCCGGCACCCTCGTCCTCTtctccctctgccgcgccaaCAAGCCGCCTCACCACGACGACGCCCCTGCTCGCCTCCGCCcctgcctctcctcctccg AGAAGCGGAAGAGGGAGAAGGCGCGGCGCGGGAGCAAGAAGCGGGtgaggttcgccgccgacgtcgtcgacaACGACAGCAATGCGTCGTCCcgcccggcggcggccgagccGTCGTGCaggaacgcggcggcgacggcggcgacggcgatgccgGCGAACCGGGAGGCGCTGTACCGCGGCATGCTCCGCGGCCGCTCCATGCTCAGGGTCGCCTGCTCCTACTAG
- the LOC107281305 gene encoding uncharacterized protein isoform X1 — protein MAAPPPPPPRPRHPVADNDDLVGEILLRIPPDDPTRLVRASAVCKRWRRVLADPSFAARHRAFHPRAAAAAAAPVLGVLHNPADRELDRFVPAAASSFRAAAGDRRKHHILDCRHGRVVLYDYDSHYPTDGHVVWDPITGEQHRIPNVMDALTHPAVISGAAAGGGGGSASFIVAFVGVQNWERHFWDAHACFYSSETGEWSVHINIHLDLDGYHLEDRPAALVGGDTLYFVGKSGILLRYRYGLPLRCGRDILGHGITSADVLSVVDPPPGAKRRLRLGYTVVMAAPESDGGGLRLGVLHRHKLALWDREEDGSAAAAAARWVWRVAIDLEQVLPWPVGNTKGKERACLAAVAEDPNVIFVGTEEDGVFAVELDSLRIKKVCELGKSQGRFFPFVSYCAESFLLSLATSKLPAPAAN, from the exons atggcggcgccaccgccaccgcctccgcgtccGCGTCACCCCGTGGCAGACAACGACGACCTGGTCGGCGAGATCCTCCTCCGCATCCCGCCGGACGACCCCACgcgcctcgtccgcgcctccgccgtCTGCAAGCGCTggcgccgcgtcctcgccgacccgagcttcgccgcgcgccaccgcgcgTTCCacccgagggcggcggcggcggcggcggcccccgTGCTCGGCGTCCTCCACAACCCGGCCGACCGCGAGCTGGACCGCTtcgtcccggccgccgcctcctccttccgcgccgccgccggcgaccgccgcAAGCACCACATCCTCGACTGCCGCCacggccgcgtcgtcctctacgacTACGACTCCCACTACCCCACCGACGGCCACGTCGTCTGGGACCCGATCACCGGCGAGCAGCACAGGATCCCCAACGTGATGGATGCCTTGACCCACCCGGCCGtcatctccggcgccgccgcgggtggGGGTGGTGGCTCGGCCTCCTTCATCGTCGCCTTCGTCGGCGTGCAGAATTGGGAGAGGCACTTCTGGGACGCGCACGCCTGCTTCTACTCGTCGGAGACCGGCGAGTGGAGCGTCCACATCAACATCCACCTCGACCTCGATGGGTACCACCTCGAGgaccgccccgccgccctcgtcggcggcgacacgcTCTACTTCGTCGGCAAGTCGGGGATCCTCCTCCGGTACAGGTATGGCCTCCCGCTGCGCTGCGGCAGGGACATCCTGGGCCACGGCATCACCTCGGCCGACGTGCTCTCGGTGGTCGACCCGCCGCCGGGCGCcaagcgccgcctccgcctcggctACACCGTCGTCATGGCGGCGCCggagagcgacggcggcgggctgcgGCTGGGAGTCCTGCACCGCCACAAGCTCGCCCTGTGGGACAGGGAGGAGgacggctccgccgccgccgccgccgcccggtggGTGTGGCGCGTGGCCATCGATCTCGAGCAGGTGCTGCCATGGCCGGTCGGGAATACCAAGGGCAAGGAGCGGGCGTGCTTGGCCGCAGTTGCCGAGGACCCCAACGTCATCTTCGTCGGCACGGAAGAAGACGGCGTcttcgccgtcgagctcgaTTCGCTGCGCATCAAGAAAGTGTGCGAATTGGGCAAATCACAAGGCCGTTTCTTCCCCTTCGTCAGCTACTGCGCCGAGTCATTTCTG cTGAGCCTAGCAACCAGCAAATTGCCAGCACCAGCGGCAAATTAA